The following are from one region of the Culex pipiens pallens isolate TS unplaced genomic scaffold, TS_CPP_V2 Cpp_Un0042, whole genome shotgun sequence genome:
- the LOC120431171 gene encoding ankyrin repeat and KH domain-containing protein mask-like, whose protein sequence is GGYVKNIKLLLSHGAEINSQTGSKLGISPLKLAAAVEVKNKKGKSPLWLAANGGHLAVVEVLCNAGAHIDSQDNRKVSSLMATFRKGHTKVVKWMVNYKRKKRRKAEKREQQRKLVEGEAEIQCKKIPEESFDKQGPANETPAIRSAWFEVVLALLQHTPFLVAGRS, encoded by the exons CGGAGGTTACGTGAAAAACATCAAGCTTCTGCTGAGTCATGGCGCTGAAATCAACTCTCAAACGGGCAGCAAGCTGGGAATTTCACCTCTCAAGCTCGCGGCGGCCGTTGAGGTCAAGAACAAAAAGGGCAAATCTCCACTTTGGCTCGCTGCCAACGGAGGCCACCTGGCGGTCGTGGAGGTTCTGTGCAACGCAGGAGCCCACATCGATTCCCAGGACAATCGTAAAGTGTCCAGCCTTATGGCAACGTTCCGTAAGGGCCACACCAAGGTCGTCAAGTGGATGGTGAACTACAAACGGAAGAAGCGCAGAAAGGCTGAAAAGCGCGAACAGCAGCGCAAACTAGTCGAAGGCGAAGCCGAA ATCCAGTGCAAAAAAA TCCCCGAAGAATCGTTCGACAAACAAGGCCCTGCCAACGAAACTCCGGCCATTCGGTCCGCGTGGTTCGAGGTCGTGTTGGCGTTACTTCAGCACACGCCGTTCCTGGTGGCCGGGCGCTCGTGA
- the LOC120431173 gene encoding uncharacterized protein LOC120431173 — MFSQEKFENDHGRQVEEDERSEESYTEEEYLKEDQPEEANPEGLEESDPEAGGIDYDPFTDDEAGPSPSPRESDGKCEKLFSLECSFCLRLYRSQLRPKENFSAQISGDSVQEVVANMWESGKSLIKREVMFENGIPKWAPDEIPGKESAEKFLIVYDVTAHKSYATTNLTPKKLQKWCNQIVKVFVYAYSKEVETKGQYGDVLKYLINPKNPDRAGANSMREEAALAKELREQNPHLEGHSSSWLLWATTIYAASAHEQEALKEAQHPPINISKYFRWVGVSEAARLDSVHRGMVVGNTDNYRWSKQIREVKEELHTAFNIIQGAIRKVEIMEAESNASIDILSAMESAVQPEESELSQQLASEVTDSIDIDHI, encoded by the exons atgttttctcaagaaaaatt TGAAAATGACCACGGCAGACAAGTGGAGGAAGATGAAAGGTCCGAGGAAAGCTACACCGAAGAAGAGTATCTGAAAGAGGATCAGCCGGAAGAAGCCAATCCCGAAGGACTTGAAGAATCTGATCCGGAAGCTGGCGGGATTGATTACGATCCGTTTACGGACGACGAGGCTGGACCTTCTCCATCCCCCCGGGAAAGCGACGGAAAGTGCGAAAAGTTGTTTTCACTGGAATGCAGTTTTTGTCTGAGATTGTACCGAAGTCAATTGAGGCCAAAGGAAAACTTCTCGGCGCAGATCAGTGGCGATTCTGTGCAGGAGGTGGTAGCAAATATGTGGGAGTCAGGAAAAAGCCTCATCAAACGGGAAGTCATGTTTGAAAACGGAATCCCGAAATGGGCTCCTGATGAAATCCCCGGAAAAGAATCCGCAGAAAAGTTCCTCATCGTGTATGACGTAACCGCCCATAAATCGTATGCCACGACGAATCTAACcccaaaaaagttgcaaaagtGGTGTAATCAGATTGTTAAGGTGTTTGTGTACGCTTACTCCAAGGAAGTTGAGACCAAGGGTCAGTATGGGGATGTTCTCAAATACTTAATCAATCCCAAGAATCCTGATCGGGCTGGAGCCAACTCTATGAGGGAGGAAGCTGCTTTGGCAAAAGAGTTGAGAGAGCAAAATCCGCACCTCGAAGGTCATTCCAGCTCCTGGCTGCTGTGGGCGACCACTATTTACGCTGCCTCTGCCCACGAGCAAGAAGCTTTGAAGGAGGCGCAACATCCCCCCATCAACATATCGAAGTACTTCCGGTGGGTAGGAGTGTCCGAGGCAGCTCGCCTAGATTCAGTCCATCGAGGAATGGTCGTGGGGAATACGGACAATTATCGATGGTCGAAGCAAATCCGGGAGGTCAAGGAGGAGCTTCACACAGCATTTAACATCATTCAAGGAGCAATCAGGAAGGTGGAGATCATGGAAGCGGAATCGAACGCAAGCATTGATATACTTTCTGCGATGGAATCGGCTGTGCAACCCGAGGAGAGCGAGTTAAGCCAACAGTTGGCTTCCGAGGTTACAGATAGCATCGATATCGACCACATTTAA